The segment CACCGTCAGCGGGTCCGCGCCCAAGTCGCGGGCGGCCTCCTCCAGCGACTCGTCGAACGTGTAGAGCCGCGAGGTCACGATGAGGAGGACGAACGGGAGTCCGTACACGCTGTGGGTCAACACGACCGTCCAGAACCCCGGAACGATGGTGATGCCGAACAGTTGCGGCAGCAGCGTCCGGAAGTAGATGAGCAGCGCGATGCCCAACACGACCCCCGGAATCACCATCGGCAGGATGCCGAAGGTTCGATACGTCTCCTTCAGCGGGAAGGAGTACCGCGCCAGCGCGAAACTGGCGAGGACGCCGAACACCGTGGCGATGGAGGCCGCGATGGTGGCGACCTGCACGCTGTGCCACAGCGAAGTCATCAGCGCGCCGTCGGCGAACGTCGCGGCGTAGTGGGCCAGCGTGAACCCCCGGAACGGGAAGAACGTGCTGGCGTTGACCGCGAACGAGAGGAGTATCATCACCGCGAGCGGAATCCAGAGGAACACGAGGAGCGCGCCCGCGATGACGTACAGGCCCCGCCCGAGGAGCCACTCCTTGCGCTCGTGGTCGAGGAGTCGCGTGCCGGTGTCCTGCTGGCTCACCGTCCCGCGGTCCGTCTCGGTGCCCGAATCGGTCTCGGTCGCCATCTCAGACACCCCCCAAGTCCTCGATGCTGACGTAGCGGAACGCGAGCGCGAACGCGACCACGATGCTCAGGACGATGAACATCGACGCGGCGCTCCCGTACCCGATGGCGTACAGCGAGTTGATTCGCTCCTCGATGAGTTGGCCTATCATCAGCACTTTCCCCTGCCCGAGGAACCGCGGCGTGATGAACGCCCCCAGCGCGGGCACGAACACGAACAGGCTCCCGCTGATGATGCCCGGCAACACCAGCGGGAGAATCACGTCTTTCAGCGTCTCGACCCGACTCGCGCCGAGGTCCCGCGCGGCCTCGGTCAGCGAGAAGTCCAGCCCGTCGAGGCTGGCGTACAGCGACAACAGCATGTACGGGAAGTACGCGTGAGTCAGCCCCACGATGATGGCTGGCACCCCGTAGTTGAAGATGCCGAGCGGCCCGTTCGTGACGCCGAGTCGCATCAGCGTGCTGTTGATGACGCCGCTCGGGCCGAACATCAGGTACCACGAGTAGGCCCGCACGAGGTACATTGTGAAGAACGGCAACAACACGAGGAAGATGACCACTTTGAACGTGGTGCCTCCTCGGCGCGCCAGCAGGTACGCGAGCGGAAACGCTAACATCAGACACAGCACCGTCGTCACCGCCGCGATGAAGTACGACAGCGCGAGCGACTGGAAGAACGCGGTCTGCCAGAACGGCCCTTCGCCCGCGAACAGCTGATTGTAGTTCTCCATCGTCGGCTCCCAGATAATCTGGTAGGTGAACGTATCGACGCTCGTGAAGCTGACCGCCACCATGAACGTCAGCGGCGTCAACAACAGGAGGAACAACCAGACCAGCGCCGGTCCGGTCGTTATCCCGAGCTTGCTGGCCCGCGAGGTGAACGCGCCGACGAACTGCTCGCGCGCGGACTGGCCGCGCTCGGACGTTTCGGTGGACACGTCAGGCGACCTTAATTTCTTCCCACGCCTGAATCCACTGCCGTTCGTTCTCGACCGCCTTGAACGGGATGAAGCTCTCCAGTTTCGCGGGGTCCACCGCTCCGTAGAGGTCGTTCTGTTGCTGGGTCAGGTACTGCTGGGTCGCCGGGTTGACGCTGGGCGAGTAGCCCACCTTCGCCAGCGTCGCCCCGAGCTTCGGCGAGATGTACTCGTTGACGACCTCCCACGCCTTCTGTTTGTTGCTGGACGCCTTCGAGACGACCGCCGACTCGAACCACGCGAGCGCGCCCTCTTGGGGCACCGCCATCTCGGGCCAGTCGTCGCCGCTGGCCCACATCTCGACGATCTCGTTGCGACCGGACTGGCCGACAAGGAAGTTGCCCTGCCGGAACGACTTGATGTAGGTCGGGTCCGCCGCGATGTACCCCTGCAACAGGGGTTTCTGGTCGATCATCGTCTGCTTGACCTCCTGAATCTGGTCCTCCGAGAGGGTCACCCGCTGGCCCTCGAAGGCGTCGCGCATCCCGAGGTGGAGCGCGGCCCCGCTCATCGCCTTGAAGTGGTTGTCGTACATGATGATGTCGCCACTCAAGTTCGTCCCCTCGAACTCCTCGCTGAACAGAATCTCGTAGGTCGGTTCGTGGTCCGGTATCTCCCGCGAGTCGTACGAGTAGCCGTACCAGCCGAACCGAACCGGGACGCCGTACCGCTGGCCGTTGGCCGTGAACTGCGTGTCGGCGAACCCTTTGAACGTGTCGTAGATGTTGCTCTGGTTGTTGACCACGTCCTCTGGCACCGGTGCCAGCAGGTCCGCGTTCATCATCTTCGGCACGTAGTTGTTGTTCGGAATGGCGATGTCGTACTGGCGGTACTGCCCGGCGTTCCACGACGAGAACATCTTTGCCGACGACGTGGACTTGGTTATCTGGATGTCCACCCCGACCTGCTCTTGAATCGGCCCGAGGAGTTGCTGGTCACCGTACTCCTCCCACGTCAGAACGTTGAGCGTCGGTCGCTGTGCGGAGACCGACCCGACGTAGTTCGGCAGTCCAACCAGTCCGGCCGCTCCGGCCGCGCCGCTGGCCTTCAGAAACCGCCGACGGGAGTTGTTGCTCTGTTCGGTACGACCGCTGTCACCGTCTCGTGTCATTTGGTATCCCCCACCACGTCGAGAGTCGAGAGAATAAGTCATAAAAGTTTATGCTTTTTGTGTGGCCCGGCGGACTAATTTCGATGACTCGGGCCGCAGACGCTTGTCCGCCGAAAATTTCAATCGAACTGAACTTCCGCGCCGAGCTATTCCGAATCACCCCGAGGCGTTTTATATTGTGATGCAGTACCATGCGTCATGGGAGTGGATGGGGAGCTAATACGATTGACCGACGTGCGAAAGGAGTTCGGAGACGTGACGGCCGTGGACGGCATCGACTTCGACATCGAGCGCGGCGAGTTCTTCTCGCTGGTCGGGCCATCCGGGTGCGGGAAGACCACCACCCTCCGGATGATAAGCGGGTTCGAGACGCCGACCGACGGCGATGTCGTCATCGACGGCCGGGATATGCAGGGCGTACCGCCCGACGCGCGAGACACCAATCTCGTCTTCCAACACCTCTCGCTGTTCCCGCACATGTCCGTCGCGGAGAACGTCGGCTACGGTCTGAAGAAGTCCGGCGTCGGGAAGAGCGAGCGCGAGGAGCGCGCCTCTCGATACCTCGAACTCGTGGACCTCGGCGGGTACGAGGAGCGCAATCCGACCGAACTCTCGGGCGGCCAGCAACAGCGCGTTGCACTTGCCCGTGCGCTCGTCAACGAGCCGAGCGTCCTGCTCTTGGACGAACCGCTGTCGAGTCTCGACCGCAAACTCCGCAAGCAGATGCAGGTCGAGTTGCGCAAGATTCACGAGAAAACGCAGGGCGCGTTCTTCTACGTGACTCACGACCAAGAGGTCGCGATGACGCTCAGCGACCGCCTCGCGGTGATGAACGAGGGGGAAATCGAGCAGGTCGGCCCGCCCGAGGAGATCTACCGAAACCCGGCGAGTCCGTTCGTCGCGGACTTCATCGGCGACACGAACCTGCTGGACGGGGAGGCCCACGCCGAGGAGGGCCGGACCGTCGTGGCGGTCGGCGGTCGGGACGGCATCGAGTTCGTCCCCGACGAGTCGGTCGGCGAGGGGCCGGTCAGCGTCTCGATTCGCCCCGAGGACATCTCGCTGGCCGACGCGGGCGGCCCGAGCGCGAAGTCCGACGGCGGCCGCGCGTCGGGGGGCGGCACCTTCGAGGGTGAGATAGTCGAGCGGTACTTCCAAGGCGACCAGACCAACTACGTCGTGGATGTCGGTGAGAACGTCGAACTCTCGGTGGTGATGCAGGGCCGGAGTACCCCGGTCGAGCGCGGCGAGCGCGCGACCTTCTGGTTCGCCGACGACGCGCCCGTGGTGTTCGACTGAGTTCCGGGAGTCTCGGCGGTGCTATGTTTTCGAATCGAAATAATATTGAGCGTCCGTTCGTAGTCGGACTGTATGGAGACGGTTCGTGCGAGCGATTATCACGACATCGTGCAGGCCGAGGAGCCCCGAATCTCGCCGGACGGCGACGAGGTCGCCTTCGTCAGGAAAGTCCCCGAGTCCGACGACGAGTACGAGGCGACGATACACGTCGTCCCGGTCGGGGGCGACGAGCCGCGGCAGTTCACCGTCTCGGAGGGCGTCGATAGCCAGCCGCGGTGGAGTCCGAGCGGCGACCGCCTCGCGTTCGTCAGCACGCGGGGCGCGGACGACGACCGCCCGCAGTTGTGGGTGATGCCGACCGGCGGCGGCGAGGCCCGACGGGTGACCGACGTGGTGGGCGGCGTCGCCGAAATCGCGTGGTCGCCCGACGGGAGCCGAATCGCGTTCACCCAGCAGGTCACCGACGAGGACCGCGACGAGGACCGCGACACCGGTCTCGACGGCGACGAGTTCGAGCCCGACGAACCGGACCCGCGCGTCATCGACCGGAAGGTCTACCGAGCGGGCCAGCGGTACTTCGACGGGAAGCGTGCCCACGTCTACGTCGTGGACCTCGAAAGCGACGACGAAATCCGGCGGCTCACCGACGGCGACTACGACCACGTGAACCCCGAGTGGGCCGACGCCGGGAGGCTCCTCTACGGCGCGCGCCGGACCGGCGACCCCGACGACAACATCGTCATCGACGTGGTGGAGTACGACTTGGACGCTGACGAGGAGACCGAGACAGTCACCCAGACCACGGGGTGGACGCCGATGCTGGCGGCCACGAGCGACGGGCGACTCGCGTACGCCTACACGCCCGAGGAGAACGCGACGCTCCGTCAGACCGAAATCGAGGTGCTGGACCGCGAGACCGGCGAGGTGACGACGCCGACCGAGTCGCTGGACCGGACACTCTCGATGGCGGTGTCGCCCCAGTGGGGACCGAACGAGGAGCGAATCTACTTCTCGACGCCCGACGAGGGCGAGTACGCCGTCTGGCGCGCGCCCGGCGACGCCGGTTCGGACCCCGAGCGCGTCGTCGGCGACGGCGAGGTCGAGGCCGCCACGGTCGGCGCGGACAAGATAGCGTTCGTCCGGTCGGAGTGGGACCACCCCGGCGACGTGTTCGTCTCGACGCTGGGCGGTGCCGAGTCGCGGCGACTCACGCGGGTCAACAGCGACTACCTCGACGACCGCGCCGTCTGCCAGCCCGAGGAGGTCCGCTTCGAGAACGAGTCGGGCGACGAGATTCAGGGGTGGATGCTCACGCCGCCCAACTTCGAGGAGGACGAGGAGTACCCCCTCGCGGTCGAAATCCACGGCGGCCCCCACTCGATGTGGTCCACCAGCGGGACGATGTGGCACGAGTTCCAACTGCTGGCGGCGCGGGGCTACGTCGTCTTCTGGTCGAACCCCCGCGGTTCGACGGGGTACGGCGAGGAGTTCATGGCCGCGCTCGAAGGCGGCGGGTGGGGCGAGGTCGCCTACGAGGACGTGATGGCTGGCGTGGACGAGGTAGCGAGCCGCGACTACGTGGACGACGGGGACATGTACGTCACCGGCGGGAGCTACGGCGGCTACATGACGACGTGGATAGTCGGCCAGACCGACCGGTTCGCGGGCGCGGTCAGCCAGCGCGGCGTCTACGAACTCAACAGCTTCTACGGTTCGACGGACGCGTTCAAGCTCATCGAGTGGGACTTCGACGCGAACCCGTGGGACGACTACGAGTTCCTGTGGGAGCGGTCCCCGACCGCCTACGCCGACGAGGTGGACACCCCCACACTGCTCATTCACAGCGACGACGACTACCGCGTCCCGGTGAACAACGCCGAAATGCTGTATCTCATGTACAAGAAAAACGACGTGGAGACCCGACTGGTCCGCTACCCCCGCGAGGGCCACGAACTCTCCCGGAGCGGCGAACCCGCCCACGTCGTGGACCGACTCGAACGCATCGTGCGCTGGTTCGACGGCTACTCGGACCACCACGACGCGCCGAAGGCCCTCGACCGCGGCGACGACGGCCTCTCCGCGGCTGAGGACGACGAAGACGGAGAGAGCGACGACGGCGACGAGTAGTCAGACGACGCAGAAACCCGACTCGACTACCGACGTTTGCGCTCGACAGACCGAGTACCCGGCGCGTGCTGGCGAACCCTCGTGGGTCGCCGAGCGCGCGAGGGACGAGGACCGCAGGTCGGAGCGAAGCGGAGACCGAGGACCGCAGGCGGTTGGGGAGGACGAGGAGCGGTGTCTGTTCTCGCTTCGTTCGAACAGGCGCGTCAGTGCTTGCTCCGACGGTGCCGTGCAGGGCGGTCGCGGGAGCCTCCTGTTTGTCGGCGAGAGTCCGTCGAGCGGTCGTACTGCTGTCGCGGTGCGGGGCGATTGGCGGTACGACTGGTGTCGGTATCCGGCCAGTTCGCCGTGCTGTCGTAGTGTCGCAGGGATTTCCGAGGGGAACGACTTCGGCAAAACGGCACTCCTCTCGACCTACGTCTCAGTTCCGTTCACACCCCTCCATTGGCAATTTTTCGCACAGGAAGGACCGCTTCGGTAGTGGCTCCCGCGGGGAAAATCCCGCCGCCGTCTTGCGGTCGTTCACCCGAAACGGAGGGGTTCGACAGCGGTGACTATCCACCGACAGGAACGCCTCCGGAGAACTACGTTCGGGAACGGGGGTCGCCTTCGTCAGGAGAAATACGCGCGAGAACTGCCCGTAGTCCTGCGTTTTTCCAGTGGACACGGAGGGGTTCGCCGACGAGGGAGTCGGCGGCGGTTCGCCGTCGGCGAGACGAAAGTCGGCCGACGATTCGCGGTCGCGGAGAGTTCAGTCCACGATGATGTCGGTGTCGCCGTCGTCGATGACCGGGCGCTCGTCCGGTTGCATCTCGGTCTCGTAGCGGTCTATCCAGTCGGCGAAACACTCGGGGCAGAGCCGCTGGCTGTCTATCTGCGAGCGGTCCACCGTGAGTCGGACGGTGCGCGCCAGCGCGTCCGAGACGGGGTCCCGGCAGTCGTCGCAGGGGTCGGACTCCTCGTCGGTCATGACTTGGCGTGAGTAGCGGAGACACAAAGGTCTTAGCTGTTGGTTCGTCCCTCAGTAGGGGTTAGGCCCGGTGTTAAACGAGTACTAAGAGTAGGGAGTCGAATATCAGATATCTCAGTATTTAGACGCGAGAGGTATGCGGACGAGTTGTCGCGGTATGGGTGAAATTGAACGTCTTACCCGTCTCGACCGCAGTTGCTACGATGTGGTTCGAGCGAGACGAAAATTTGCGGAACTCGCTGGGACGAAGCGGAATCAGGTCGAGTGTCGGATACTCGTCGTAGTTCCAATCCCAGTCCCAGTGGTAGCGCCGGGCGTGTACGTCGTCTTCCTCAAAATCCGGGCTTACGACGACTACGTCCACATCGCTAGACGGCGTCGGGTCGCCACGAGCATACGACCCAAATACGACTACGGTGGTCGGATTGATTCCGTTTTGATGACCGATGCGGACAACCTCCTGAGCAACTTCTTCGGCAGAGGGAAGAGTCTCCCGCGGATTATCTGGACCGCGGTCCACATCGGTACTCATTTGAAATACTGTTGGTCAGCCCAATTCTTTAGCTCTTCGGTCGCTCGAATCGCATCTTTCGGAGACGTGTTCCGAGCGTAATCCAAGTCATCCGGGTATCGACGGTCATAAACTGAATATAAATATGAAAGGAGCTGACGTTTTTCTTTGGGAAATCGAGGAACATCTTGAGCGAGTTGGATAGTGTTATGTATCTCGTCTGGAACGCCACCACGCTTGACTATAATTGCTTTCAGTAGCGATTCGACAGCCAGATGGCACTCCTTCAATTTTTTCTGTGGTTGTGTGTTATCTCGTGCCGCTCGAAGGTCGCGCTCGTGTTTATCGAGCCACTCTTGGACCGAAGCCATCGAGTTGACTTTATTTTAGCTATTATTACTACTTTCGACTAACTCGTCTTTTCGGAGCGACGAGACCGCGTAGAGTAACGACGCGAACACTTTTGCTCGCCGACGCCGTGAATTAGCCAATGAGCGACGACGACTACTGCATCGCCGTCGCGGTGGGCAACCCCGACAACGCCGAGCAGTTGGTCCGGACCGCGCGGGACGTGGCCCGCGAGCGCGGCGGCGAGGTGTTCGTCCTCGGCGTCGTCGTCACACCCCGCGAGTCGCCGTTCGCGCTGTTCACCGACGAGGTCATCACCCGCGAGTTCGGCGACGAGCGACAGGCCGTCCTCGACCGCGCGGTGTCGGTCGCCGCCGAGAGCGACGTGCCGGTGAGCGGCAAGCTCTTCGTCGCCTCGTCGGTCGCTCGGGGCGTCCTCCACGGCGTGCGCGAGCGCGACTGCGACGCGCTTCTCCTCGGGTGGGAACAGCGGACTCGACAGGACGCGGTCCTCGGGACCAACGTGGACCGCATCGTGCGCCGCGCCGACTGCGACGTGCTGGTCGAGAAAATCGGCGCGCTGGCTGGCACCGTCGAACGCGTCCTCCTCCCGGTCGCCGAGAGCCGACACGCCGCCCTCGCGGCGTCGGTCGCGCGCGCCATCGCGGTGACCAACGACGCCACCGTGACGCTCCTCCGGGTCGTCGGGTCGCGAAGCGAGGAGGCCGCCGCCCAAGACCTGCTGGCGGCGAAGGCCGACTCCCTATCCAGCGTCGATTCGCGGTCCGGGGTCGCGGTCGAGACCGCGATTCGGGAGGGCGACGTGCCGGACGTAATCGTCACCGAGTCCGAGCGCCACGACGTGACGGTCCTCGGCGCGACGCGGACCGGTGCGATTCGGCGGCGAGTCGTCGGCTCGACGCCCCAAGCGGTCGGGCGGCGCGCGGAAGGGACGATTATTCTGGCCAAGCGCGGCGACGGGTCGCTGGTCTCGCGGGTGCTTCGGTTGTAGGGACGGAGAGAAGCAGAAATAGCGGGTCAGAGAACGACTACGTCGTCCGGAACGCCCGGTCGCCAGCATCGCCCAGTCCGGGGACGATGAAGCCCTCGTTGTTGAGTTCGTCGTCGATGGCGACCGTCAGGAGGTCGCACTCGTTGAACTCGTCGTCGACGCGGAGCAGGCCCTCGGGCGCACTGACCGCCGAGAGGACGAACAGGTCCTCTGGGTTCGACTGCTCGTTCAGGACCTCTTCGAGGACGGCGCACATCGTCGAACCGGTGGCGAGCATCGGGTCGGCGACGATGACGGTGTCTTTCTCCTGAATCTCGGGCAACTTCACGTAGTCGATGGTGATGGGGAAGGTGCCGTCCTCGCCGCGACCGGCCTCTTCGTCGCGGCCCGCGCTGATGACGCCCTGCTTGGCGCGGGGGAACGCTTTGAGAAGCCCCTCGACGAAGGGCGTGGCGGCCCGGAGGACGTTGATGATGACCACGTCGTCCAGCCCTTTGACTCGCTGGCCGGTCGTCTCGGTCAGGGGCGTGTCGATGGAGACGTACTCGGTCTCCATCGCGCCGTCGATTATCTCGTAGCCACAGATGCGGCCGAGTTTGACCAGCCCTTTCCGGAACCCGACCTGTTCGGTCTCTACGTCCCGGAGTTTCGAGAGCGTGTCCTGTGCCAAGGCGTGGGTGACGAGTTTGGCGTCTCCTCGGTCTTCGATGGTCATGTCTAGTCCGTATGCGGGAGACGCGGGGGTTTAGCTTTTGATATGAGCGACGGGTCCGCGCGTGAGTCTCACGGGCCAGCGTGCCAGTCCGACGACGAGGCCAGCGAACGGGAGCGGTGGTCGGGTCCGATGGGTCGGTGAGGGCGACGACGGAGAACGTGTCCTCACGACGAACGACGACCGCCGAAACCTTAATAATCCGGACACACAATCACCGTGCAAGACCAACCCGTGGACGGCAAACGAACCGAAGCGCGGTCGGTGTTCGACGACCGTCGGTCGTCCCCGGTGTACGGTAGCGTCAGACGCGCGTCGGCGTCGCCCGACAAGCGTATAACAGAGCCACCCTAGGAGGATTCAAATGGAAGAGAGCGTTTCGGGATTCAAACTGCGCGGCACGTGGGGTGACATCGTCGAACACGGCGAGCGAATCACCGAAGCCCTCCGCGAAGCCGGAGCCTCCGGCGACGCCTACGACGAGTGGGAGGAGTGGCGACCCAAACACCACGAACGACTCGGCGAGGACGTGTCCGAGAAGACCGCCGAGCAGGCCTCCGTCGGCGAGGGCGAGGGCGAGAAGAAGGGCAAAGCGCCCGACGACGACCTGAAGACCGCGGGCGAGAAGATAAGCGAGTCCTACGAGAAGTTAGAAGACGAGGAGACCGACGAGGCCGTCAGCAAGTGGCAGGACTCGGTGAGCTACGTCGCGCGCGCCGCCGACTCCGCGAGTCGGAAGGCGCTCCGGAAGGTCGAGGACACGGTGTACCAGAAGGTGATGACCCGACTCGCGCCCTACTACTTCGACAACGACCTCATCAGCGCCAACGTCCAGCAGGTCGGCCGCGGCGACGACGAGGAGCTGTTCGTCTTCGAGGTCAACGTCAACGACGACGAGTTGAAGGAGGCGGTCAGCGAGACGTTGGCGGACTACGAGGACGAGATTTCGCGCTGGCACGTCGATACCGAGAAGCGTACCGACACCGCCGAGGCCGCCGAGGGCGTCGAAGCGCCCGACGAGCCCGAGGAACCCCACTCGAAGACGACGTAGCGCGGGCCGAAATCGACCGGCAGAACGACCCTGCGAGAGGCGCAAGCCGGTAGACTATTTTATCGTCGGCGAAAGGGTCCGGTATGGTCGGGACTGGGGTCGTGACGTTGGTAATCGCAGCTATCGCCAGTCTGTTCATGGCGTGGGCCATCGGCGCGGGGTCGTCCGGCTCGACTCCCTTCGCGCCCGCGGTCGGCGCGAACGCAATCTCGGTGATGCGGGCCGGGTTCTTCGTCGGTCTCCTCGGCTTCGGAGGAGCCGTCTTACAGGGCGCGAACGTCTCGGAAGCGGTCGGCACGGAACTCATCGGCGGCGTCCAGTTGACCGCCATCGCGGCGACGACCGGCTTGTTGGTCGCCGCGGTGCTAGTCGCCATCGGCGTGTTCACCGGCTACCCAATCGCCACCGCCTTCACCGTCACGGGAGCCATCGTCGGCGTCGGTCTGGCGATGGGCGGCGACCCGGCGTGGGCGAAGTACCGCCAGATTTCGGCGCTGTGGGTGCTGACGCCCTTCGTCGGGAGTTCCATCGCCTACACCACTGCGAAGCTCCTGCGCTCGGAGCGCACGTCGGAGGAGGTCGTCATTCCCCTCCTCGGGGCGCTCGTCGGTCTCATCGTCGCCAACGTGAAGTTCGTCGTCCTCGGCCCGTCGGACGTGAGCCAGTCCATCGCCGAGACCGCGGGCGACGCACTGGCGCTTCCGGCGACGGCGGGCGTCGAGACGGGCACGGTCGTCGTCTCGCTGGCGATAGCTGGCTTCGTCGCCGGACTGCTAGCGTGGGACGTACGCCGGAATCTGGCGGCCGGACAGCGCCACTTCCTGCTCGCGCTCGGGAGCCTCGTCGCCTTCTCGGCGGGCGGGTCGCAGGTCGGCCTCGCCATCGGCCCGCTGGTGCCCCTGCTTGACCCATTCGAGATTCCGCTCGTGCCGGTGCTGGTCGGTGGCGGCCTCGGCCTGCTGGCCGGGTCGTGGACCGGCGCTCCTCGGATGATAAAGGCGCTGGCGCAGGACTACTCGGCAC is part of the Halorussus salinus genome and harbors:
- a CDS encoding ABC transporter permease, with the protein product MATETDSGTETDRGTVSQQDTGTRLLDHERKEWLLGRGLYVIAGALLVFLWIPLAVMILLSFAVNASTFFPFRGFTLAHYAATFADGALMTSLWHSVQVATIAASIATVFGVLASFALARYSFPLKETYRTFGILPMVIPGVVLGIALLIYFRTLLPQLFGITIVPGFWTVVLTHSVYGLPFVLLIVTSRLYTFDESLEEAARDLGADPLTVFRDVTLPIVAPAIGAGFLFAWIRSFEDFIRAFFVRGTMDVLTTSMFSMIKYGTAPKMNAISSFIVFIIAIVLAVAMNVGNVTGMVAGTDGDDE
- a CDS encoding ABC transporter permease; amino-acid sequence: MSTETSERGQSAREQFVGAFTSRASKLGITTGPALVWLFLLLLTPLTFMVAVSFTSVDTFTYQIIWEPTMENYNQLFAGEGPFWQTAFFQSLALSYFIAAVTTVLCLMLAFPLAYLLARRGGTTFKVVIFLVLLPFFTMYLVRAYSWYLMFGPSGVINSTLMRLGVTNGPLGIFNYGVPAIIVGLTHAYFPYMLLSLYASLDGLDFSLTEAARDLGASRVETLKDVILPLVLPGIISGSLFVFVPALGAFITPRFLGQGKVLMIGQLIEERINSLYAIGYGSAASMFIVLSIVVAFALAFRYVSIEDLGGV
- a CDS encoding ABC transporter substrate-binding protein, with translation MTRDGDSGRTEQSNNSRRRFLKASGAAGAAGLVGLPNYVGSVSAQRPTLNVLTWEEYGDQQLLGPIQEQVGVDIQITKSTSSAKMFSSWNAGQYRQYDIAIPNNNYVPKMMNADLLAPVPEDVVNNQSNIYDTFKGFADTQFTANGQRYGVPVRFGWYGYSYDSREIPDHEPTYEILFSEEFEGTNLSGDIIMYDNHFKAMSGAALHLGMRDAFEGQRVTLSEDQIQEVKQTMIDQKPLLQGYIAADPTYIKSFRQGNFLVGQSGRNEIVEMWASGDDWPEMAVPQEGALAWFESAVVSKASSNKQKAWEVVNEYISPKLGATLAKVGYSPSVNPATQQYLTQQQNDLYGAVDPAKLESFIPFKAVENERQWIQAWEEIKVA
- a CDS encoding ABC transporter ATP-binding protein; this translates as MGVDGELIRLTDVRKEFGDVTAVDGIDFDIERGEFFSLVGPSGCGKTTTLRMISGFETPTDGDVVIDGRDMQGVPPDARDTNLVFQHLSLFPHMSVAENVGYGLKKSGVGKSEREERASRYLELVDLGGYEERNPTELSGGQQQRVALARALVNEPSVLLLDEPLSSLDRKLRKQMQVELRKIHEKTQGAFFYVTHDQEVAMTLSDRLAVMNEGEIEQVGPPEEIYRNPASPFVADFIGDTNLLDGEAHAEEGRTVVAVGGRDGIEFVPDESVGEGPVSVSIRPEDISLADAGGPSAKSDGGRASGGGTFEGEIVERYFQGDQTNYVVDVGENVELSVVMQGRSTPVERGERATFWFADDAPVVFD
- a CDS encoding S9 family peptidase yields the protein METVRASDYHDIVQAEEPRISPDGDEVAFVRKVPESDDEYEATIHVVPVGGDEPRQFTVSEGVDSQPRWSPSGDRLAFVSTRGADDDRPQLWVMPTGGGEARRVTDVVGGVAEIAWSPDGSRIAFTQQVTDEDRDEDRDTGLDGDEFEPDEPDPRVIDRKVYRAGQRYFDGKRAHVYVVDLESDDEIRRLTDGDYDHVNPEWADAGRLLYGARRTGDPDDNIVIDVVEYDLDADEETETVTQTTGWTPMLAATSDGRLAYAYTPEENATLRQTEIEVLDRETGEVTTPTESLDRTLSMAVSPQWGPNEERIYFSTPDEGEYAVWRAPGDAGSDPERVVGDGEVEAATVGADKIAFVRSEWDHPGDVFVSTLGGAESRRLTRVNSDYLDDRAVCQPEEVRFENESGDEIQGWMLTPPNFEEDEEYPLAVEIHGGPHSMWSTSGTMWHEFQLLAARGYVVFWSNPRGSTGYGEEFMAALEGGGWGEVAYEDVMAGVDEVASRDYVDDGDMYVTGGSYGGYMTTWIVGQTDRFAGAVSQRGVYELNSFYGSTDAFKLIEWDFDANPWDDYEFLWERSPTAYADEVDTPTLLIHSDDDYRVPVNNAEMLYLMYKKNDVETRLVRYPREGHELSRSGEPAHVVDRLERIVRWFDGYSDHHDAPKALDRGDDGLSAAEDDEDGESDDGDE
- a CDS encoding DUF7569 family protein; the protein is MTDEESDPCDDCRDPVSDALARTVRLTVDRSQIDSQRLCPECFADWIDRYETEMQPDERPVIDDGDTDIIVD
- a CDS encoding nucleotidyltransferase domain-containing protein — encoded protein: MSTDVDRGPDNPRETLPSAEEVAQEVVRIGHQNGINPTTVVVFGSYARGDPTPSSDVDVVVVSPDFEEDDVHARRYHWDWDWNYDEYPTLDLIPLRPSEFRKFSSRSNHIVATAVETGKTFNFTHTATTRPHTSRV
- a CDS encoding HEPN domain-containing protein, whose amino-acid sequence is MASVQEWLDKHERDLRAARDNTQPQKKLKECHLAVESLLKAIIVKRGGVPDEIHNTIQLAQDVPRFPKEKRQLLSYLYSVYDRRYPDDLDYARNTSPKDAIRATEELKNWADQQYFK
- a CDS encoding universal stress protein; amino-acid sequence: MSDDDYCIAVAVGNPDNAEQLVRTARDVARERGGEVFVLGVVVTPRESPFALFTDEVITREFGDERQAVLDRAVSVAAESDVPVSGKLFVASSVARGVLHGVRERDCDALLLGWEQRTRQDAVLGTNVDRIVRRADCDVLVEKIGALAGTVERVLLPVAESRHAALAASVARAIAVTNDATVTLLRVVGSRSEEAAAQDLLAAKADSLSSVDSRSGVAVETAIREGDVPDVIVTESERHDVTVLGATRTGAIRRRVVGSTPQAVGRRAEGTIILAKRGDGSLVSRVLRL
- the upp gene encoding uracil phosphoribosyltransferase; protein product: MTIEDRGDAKLVTHALAQDTLSKLRDVETEQVGFRKGLVKLGRICGYEIIDGAMETEYVSIDTPLTETTGQRVKGLDDVVIINVLRAATPFVEGLLKAFPRAKQGVISAGRDEEAGRGEDGTFPITIDYVKLPEIQEKDTVIVADPMLATGSTMCAVLEEVLNEQSNPEDLFVLSAVSAPEGLLRVDDEFNECDLLTVAIDDELNNEGFIVPGLGDAGDRAFRTT
- a CDS encoding DUF5828 family protein — its product is MEESVSGFKLRGTWGDIVEHGERITEALREAGASGDAYDEWEEWRPKHHERLGEDVSEKTAEQASVGEGEGEKKGKAPDDDLKTAGEKISESYEKLEDEETDEAVSKWQDSVSYVARAADSASRKALRKVEDTVYQKVMTRLAPYYFDNDLISANVQQVGRGDDEELFVFEVNVNDDELKEAVSETLADYEDEISRWHVDTEKRTDTAEAAEGVEAPDEPEEPHSKTT
- a CDS encoding inorganic phosphate transporter: MVGTGVVTLVIAAIASLFMAWAIGAGSSGSTPFAPAVGANAISVMRAGFFVGLLGFGGAVLQGANVSEAVGTELIGGVQLTAIAATTGLLVAAVLVAIGVFTGYPIATAFTVTGAIVGVGLAMGGDPAWAKYRQISALWVLTPFVGSSIAYTTAKLLRSERTSEEVVIPLLGALVGLIVANVKFVVLGPSDVSQSIAETAGDALALPATAGVETGTVVVSLAIAGFVAGLLAWDVRRNLAAGQRHFLLALGSLVAFSAGGSQVGLAIGPLVPLLDPFEIPLVPVLVGGGLGLLAGSWTGAPRMIKALAQDYSALGPRRSIAALIPSFAIAQIAVFFGIPVSFNEIIVSAIVGSGYAAADGDGGGVSKEKMGYTVLAWLASLVLAIGVGYGAFAAIEIFF